ATTAAATATTCTTGAAAATAAACCAGATATTGCATTATTAGATAATAGAATTAAGTTATTAGATATGCGAACTGTAAAAAGAAAAAAAAATCAAGTACTAAAAGAATTTATAAAAAATAAAATATATAATACAAAAAAATTAATGAAATTAAATAAATTAGATTTTTATTATTATGCTGATATTGGTGGAGTAGGGACAATTATTAATAAAAAAATTTTTATAAAAGAAGGTGGATTTAATAATATTTATTATCCCTCATCGGATTATTATTTATGGATAAATATGTTTATAAAAAATTATAATATGTATATATATAACAAACAATTATCTGTTAGGCGATTCGAAGAAAACGAAAGCCTTAAATTAGAAGTTGTTGAAAAATTTATAATAAATGATTTCTTTTTGAAAGAAAAATTAGCAGGAAAGACAAAAATTTTAAAAAAAATGAAAAGATATTTATGCATAAGAAATATAAATATATGGAAAAAGGAATGGAAAATAAATATAGATGAAAAAAAGATATATAAAATATTAAATATGAAAGATATAAATAAAAAAGATATAGTAATAAGTAAATTAATAGGATTATTTTTTATATTAAGAAAATTAAAAAGGATAATGATGTGAAATGAAAATAGTATTATATTTTGATTTGTTTGGAAGTAAATATGAAAATATTTATCAATATAAAGATATTTATCAATTTCCAAAAAAATTAAAAAATATTCTAAATGGAAATTTAGAGTTAAATTTTTATAGTAAAAATGAAGAAAATAAATTTTTTTTTATAGAAAATAACAAAACAAATATATCAAATAATATTTTTAATTTTTTGATGACATTATTTTTACAAAGGAAAAAAACTGATATTTGTATTTTATTTCATGTAAGATTAATCACTTTTTGCTTATTTATAATTTATAAATTAGGTAATAAAAATAACAAGGCTTTTCTCAAAGGAGATGTAAATTTAAAATATTTAAAAGATATTTATTCTAATAAGTTTTTTTTTAAAGGATATTTATATAGATATTTGATTAGAAAAACTGACATTTTTTTTGTAGAAACTAAAGAATGTTATGAATTTTTAAAAGAAAAAAAATTAAATAATATTGAAATATATTCTAACAA
The window above is part of the Cetobacterium ceti genome. Proteins encoded here:
- a CDS encoding glycosyltransferase family 2 protein, which produces MKIKENDLYKLEKEKPEILLGKIKKKVKISFIVPTYKRTKLLEECIKSILAQKECCTYEIIIIDDNPDLKNRDNEELVKYLNRENILYYKNRKNLGIYNNMNMGSLLSNGEWICFLHDDDLLEKYFLEEILNILENKPDIALLDNRIKLLDMRTVKRKKNQVLKEFIKNKIYNTKKLMKLNKLDFYYYADIGGVGTIINKKIFIKEGGFNNIYYPSSDYYLWINMFIKNYNMYIYNKQLSVRRFEENESLKLEVVEKFIINDFFLKEKLAGKTKILKKMKRYLCIRNINIWKKEWKINIDEKKIYKILNMKDINKKDIVISKLIGLFFILRKLKRIMM